The following coding sequences are from one Apus apus isolate bApuApu2 chromosome 10, bApuApu2.pri.cur, whole genome shotgun sequence window:
- the UACA gene encoding uveal autoantigen with coiled-coil domains and ankyrin repeats → MKSLKSRLKKHEAIIGGSALNTDWNKYDDRLMKAAERGDVEKVSAILAKKGVSPTKLDVEGRSAFHVVASKGSLDCLNTILIHGADITATDAAGRNALHLAAKYGHALCLQKLLQFNCPTENVDLQGRTALHDAAMSDCSSSIQLLCDHGASVNSKDGDGRTPLVLATQMCRPAVCQLLIDRGADVNARDKQNRTALMLGCEYGCRDAVEVLLRNGADVSLTDGLGHDCAYYARIGDNIDILALIKAALEDSSKARDTLKKGQLEQKVPHLSQRRHRLRAQEGSVGLCQGDQAAQDLELENQDLRDRMREVQEEQRMLLDRISGLQLQLNEEQMFADDLENEKDELKKILTTKEKQQEESLRTIEALKAKLKYYEADFAGSGSNFGNRKEDVLLKQGQAFAVESQSRSMLRPLELSLPNQSSSSERETLKRELDSMRACYGAAKEEISKLQRELSHKASECKALAAECDRTKAESDGQIKQLEDALKDVQKRMFDSEGKVKQMQTHFLALKDHLANEAASGNSKLTEELRDQLKEMKTKYEGASAEVGKLRNQIKQNELLVAEFKRDEGRLVEENKRLQKELAKLEMERDKRGRNVMELEGQLEETAAKLAHSVPSEQFENMKSLLSNQVSEKARKLAEMEREHEKLQAEILLLKRESESQKAKLAQHVKPEDHEQMRSGFEQKSEELGKTVSELLQKNQTLQKELERLQVDNKMLKQQAQVLKTEIKNQNVPLKIHEELKKTNDLTVSNLTRKLFEITKKYNESKAEAEKLLVEKDSLSESISHFQAVYLTPEQHKKEVEALKSNGIELEKQLIELQKKYDDEQAEVCKLVSENAAIRETLRDQYVLATTHEEVKTVLNNTLEKTTRELSELKEKTEAIKQEFMRVNEENGTLKNKVKVLQDQLQTECISLKDHETTVTALKKSMQGLQESNVGVMEEYKRGQEEIVQLHAEIEAQKKELDTIQECIKSKYAPVASFADREQSFEATVKGLKAQLQEQMQKCRASEEENKKCKQENEKLRSGVLSIQNDLQQNYVLAEKSREVEKMFTSKMEELNKQLRELLQKYMGAKGEKEELQESTEQPQAVQAQHLSGEQMEALKKALGHTVEDLKEALRSKKECYDKETLKVGELQQELSDLKKSSVPLVEYRQMKEMLEGEIAATKTSLKEKEEENRVKSEEISKLQSEVQLAQQAVTDLESKEVVDVSEYISMKTTLEAQISCIAENLSEMHRKYEAACEEAVQAKRSELSLKDEKELLQLRSCSIEQEIKDQKERCDKSLTTIIDLQKRIQESAEQVEAKDNKITELLNDVERLKQALNGLSQLTYTSGVPSKRQSQQVEMLQNQVKTLQQQLADAKRQHQEVVSVYRTHLLSAVQGHMDEDVQAALLQIIRMRQGLVC, encoded by the exons ATGAAGAGCCTCAAGTCCCGCCTGAAGAAGCACGAAGCCATCATCGGCGGCAGCGCG CTGAACACAGACTGGAACAAATATGATGACAGGTTGATGAAAGCAGCTGAGCGGGGCGATGTGGAGAAGGTTTCAGCAATCCTTGCCAAAAAAGGGGTCAGTCCTACCAAACTAGATGTGGAAGGGAGATCTGC ttTCCATGTTGTAGCATCAAAGGGAAGCCTGGACTGCTTGAACACCATCCTCATTCATGGAGCTGATATCACAGCCACTGATGCTGCAG GCAGAAACGCGCTGCACCTGGCTGCAAAGTACGGGCATGCTTTGTGTTTGCAGAAGCTGTTGCAG TTCAATTGTCCAACAGAGAATGTGGATCTTCAAGGGAGAACTGCTCTTCATGATGCAG ccATGTCAGACTGTTCCTCTAGCATTCAGCTGCTGTGCGATCACGGGGCCTCAGTGAATTCCAAGGATGGG gATGGGAGGACACCCCTGGTGCTGGCCACTCAGATGTGTCGTCCTGCAGTCTGTCAGCTTCTGATAGACAGAGGAGCAGATGTGAATGCCAGGGACAAACAAAACAG gaCTGCCCTCATGCTGGGCTGTGAGTATGGCTGCAGGGATGCCGTGGAGGTGTTGCTCAGAAATGGTGCAGATGTTAGCTTGACTGATGGCCTTGGTCATGACTGTGCCTACTATGCCAGAATCGGTGACAATATTGACATTTTGGCTTTAATAAAAGCTGCCCTTGAGGATTCCAGCAAAG CAAGAGATACCCTGAAAAAAGGGCAGCTTGAACAAAAG GTCCCTCATCTGTCCCAGAGGCGGCACCGGCTGCGGGCGCAGGAGGGGAGcgtggggctgtgccagggggaccaggctgctcag GACTTGGAGTTGGAAAATCAAGATTTGAGAGACAGGATGAGAGAAGTGCAAGAGGAGCAGAGGATGCTGCTGGATAGAATCAGtgggctccagctgcagctgaatgAG GAGCAAATGTTTGCAGATGATCTTGAAAATGAG aaagatGAGCTGAAGAAAATCCTAACCACCaaggaaaaacagcaggaagaaagctTAAGGACTATTGAAGCTCTCAAAGCTAAACTCAAATACTATGAA GCTGACTTTGCGGGATCTGGAAGTAACTTTGGTAACA GAAAAGAAGATGTATTACTTAAACAAGGCCAAGCGTTTGCCGTGGAATCACAG TCCAGGTCTATGCTGAGACCCCTGGAGCTCTCCCTGCCTAACCAATCATCCAGTTCAGAGAGGGAAACTTTAAAGAGAGAACTTGACAGCATGAGGGCCTGCTATGGtgcagcaaaagaagaaattagCAAACTGCAGAGGGAACTGTCTCATAAGGCCTCTGAATGCAAAGCTTTGGCAGCAGAGTGTGACAGAACCAAGGCAGAATCTGATGGGCAGATAAAACAACTGGAAGATGCTTTGAAAGATGTACAGAAAAGAATGTTTGACTCTGAAGGCAAAGTCAAGCAAATGCAGACCCACTTTCTTGCTCTGAAAGATCACCTGGCTAATGAAGCTGCTTCAGGAAACAGTAAGCTgacagaggagctgagggatCAGCTGAAGGAGATGAAAACAAAGTATGAAGGAGCCTCTGCTGAAGTGGGAAAGCTAAGGAACCAGATTAAGCAGAATGAATTGCTGGTGGCAGAGTTTAAGCGAGATGAAGGAAGGCTggtggaggaaaacaaaaggttgCAGAAGGAACTTGCAAAGTTGGAGATGGAACGAGATAAAAGGGGGAGAAACGTCATGGAGTTAGAAGGGCAGCtggaagaaacagcagcaaagttGGCCCACTCTGTGCCTTCAGAGCAGTTTGAAAACATGAAGAGTTTGTTATCAAACCAAGTGAGTGAGAAAGCAAGGAAGTTAGCAGAGATGGAAAGAGAGCATGAGAAACTGCAGGCAGAGATCCTGCTTTTAAAGAGGGAATCTGAGAGTCAGAAAGCTAAACTTGCTCAGCATGTGAAGCCAGAAGACCATGAACAGATGAGGAGTGGGTTTGAGCAAAAAAGTGAGGAACTTGGGAAGACTGTTTCTGAACTATTACAGAAGAATCAGACTCTGCAGAAGGAACTTGAAAGATTGCAGGTTGATAACAAGATGCTTAAGCAGCAAGCCCAAGTgctaaaaactgaaattaaaaaccaGAATGTGCCTTTAAAAATTCACGAagagttaaagaaaacaaatgatcTGACTGTTAGTAACCTGACCAGAAAGCTTTTTGAAATAACAAAGAAGTacaatgaaagcaaagcagaagctgaaaagttGCTGGTGGAGAAAGACAGCTTAAGTGAGAGTATCAGCCACTTCCAAGCTGTGTACCTGACTCCagaacagcacaaaaaagaaGTGGAAGCTTTAAAATCTAATGGCATTGAACTTGAAAAGCAGCTTATTGAGCTTCAGAAAAAGTATGATGATGAACAAGCAGAAGTGTGCAAACTAGTTTCTGAAAATGCAGCCATAAGAGAGACTCTCAGGGATCAGTATGTGTTGGCTACAACCCATGAGGAGGTTAAAACAGTCTTGAATAACACACTGGAAAAGACGACCAGGGAACTGtcagagctgaaggaaaaaactgaaGCCATAAAGCAAGAATTCATGAGGGTAAACGAAGAAAATGgaactttgaaaaataaggtTAAAGTCTTACAGGATCAGTTACAAACTGAGTGTATAAGCTTAAAAGATCATGAAACTACAGTGActgctttaaagaaaagcatGCAAGGACTCCAGGAGAGCAATGTTGGGGTTATGGAGGAATACAAGAGGGGTCAAGAAGAAATTGTACAGTTGCATGCAGAAATAGAAGCCCAAAAGAAGGAACTCGACACGATTCAGGAATGCATCAAGTCAAAATATGCCCCAGTTGCCTCCTTTGCAGACAGAGAACAAAGCTTTGAAGCCACAGTGAAAGGACTGAAGGCACAGTTGCAGGAACAGATGCAGAAGTGCAGAGCGagtgaggaggaaaacaagaagtGCAAACAGGAGAATGAAAAGCTCAGGAGTGGAGTCTTGTCCATCCAGAATGACTTGCAGCAGAACTATGTCCTTGCTGAGAAGTCCCGTGAGGTGGAAAAAATGTTCACAAGCAAAATGGAGGAGCTGAATAAGCAGTTGAGAGAATTGCTGCAGAAATACATGGGtgcaaaaggagagaaggaagagctgcaggagagcacggagcagccccaggctgtgcaggCTCAGCATctctcaggagagcagatggAAGCCCTGAAGAAGGCTCTTGGTCACACCGTGGAGGACCTGAAGGAAGCCCTCAGGAGTAAGAAGGAATGCTATGATAAAGAAACACTAAAAGTAGGAGAACTACAGCAGGAACTGTCAGACCTAAAAAAGTCTTCGGTACCTTTGGTGGAATACAGACAAATGAAGGAAATGCTGGAAGGAGAAATTGCAGCAACCAAAACcagcttgaaagaaaaggaagaagaaaaccgGGTTAAAAGTGAGGAGATCTCGAAGCTGCAGTCTGAGGTCCAGCTTGCCCAACAAGCTGTGACTGACCTGGAGAGCAAAGAAGTGGTTGACGTGTCAGAATACATATCCATGAAGACTACTCTGGAGGCTCAGATTAGCTGCATAGCTGAGAACTTGTCGGAGATGCACAGGAAGTACGAGGCAGCCTGCGAGGAGGCCGTGCAGGCCAAGAGGAGTGAGCTTTCCTTAAAGGATGAAAAGGAGCTGCTTCAGTTACGGAGCTGCAGTATTGAGCAAGAAATTAAAGACCAGAAAGAAAGGTGTGATAAATCCTTGACAACAATTATTGATTTGCAGAAGAGAATACAGGAATCTGCAGAGCAGGTGGAAGCCAAGGATAACAAG ATAACGGAGCTGCTGAATGATGTGGAGCGGTTAAAACAAGCTCTTAATGGCTTGTCTCAGCTCACCTACACCTCTGGGGTCCCCTCCAagaggcagagccagcaggttgAAATGCTCCAGAACCAAGTGaaaaccctgcagcagcagctggct GATGCTAAGAGGCAGCATCAAGAGGTGGTTTCAGTTTATCGGACACATCTTCTCAGTGCTGTACAG GGTCACATGGATGAAGATGTCcaagctgctttgctgcagatCATTCGGATGAGACAGGGGCTTGTTTGCTGA